The Algoriphagus halophilus sequence TATTTACTTCTTTCGGTAAAGCCTTTGGCGAGTTCTTGTTTCCCTATCTGAGCCGGTTACATTCCGAAGGAGTGGTATTGGGCGGTAAAATCAGTTTAGCTGCTGATTATTTCCTGCCATCTACCCAATCCTATCTGGAAACAATGGGATATCCTGTTCCTTTTACTATTTCTGAACTTGGAGAAAAGGCAGCTTTGATTGGTGCCTGCTTGCCATTTTACACTGAATAATCACGGATGAAATATTTTACTTTTCCTATTTTGATGATCAGCTTGCTTTTTGGCTGCTGCCAAAAGTCAACTGCTCAAACTTCTTATGATCTGATCATCGTAGGAGGCGGGGCAAGTGGTACGGCAGCAGGAATTTCAGCAGGTCGATTGGGGATTAATACATTGATCATTGAACCCACCCCTTGGTTGGGAGGGATGTTGACATCAGCAGGCGTGTCAGCAATTGATGGGAACCACCGGTTACCTTCAGGAATCTGGGGAGAATTTAAAGCTGGGTTAGAGGCATATTATGGAGGGGAAAAGAATTTAGCTACCGGTTGGGTGAGTAATACCCTTTTCGAGCCCAAAGTAGGAAATGAAATTTTACAGGGTATGGCCGCCTCGGTACCTTCTTTAACCATTTCACTGGAGAGTGATTGGCAAAAGGCAGTTTATGAACAAGGGGTTTGGAACCTTGCTTATTTGAAAGATGGTGAGACTTTTCATATTTCAGCTCCAATTCTTATTGATGCCACAGAATTAGGTGATGTAGCTGCCTCTCAAGGCATACCTTATCGCTTGGGCATGGATGCGAGAGATGAAATTGGAGAAAGTTTTGCCCCTGAAAAAAGTAACCATATCATTCAGGATCTAACCTATGTAGTGACCTTACAGGATTATGGAGTGGGAGCGGACCGAACCATACCCGAACCCGAGAATTATAATCCAGAGGAGTTTGCCTGTGCCTGTGCCCATGCTGATCCCATCTCTGATCTAGCTCCTACCTTGGATTGTGATAAAATGATGAGCTATGGAAAACTTCCTAACGGAAAATACATGATCAATTGGCCCAATTGCGGGAATGATTATTATGTAAATATGGTGGAGATGAATGAGGAAGAAAGATGGTCTGCAATGGAAGAAGCCAAGCAAGCCAGTTTAAGATTTATCTATTACATACAGCATGAATTAGGGTACAGACATCTTGGTATTGCAGAAGATGAATATCCAACCAAGGATCATTTGCCAATGATCCCTTATCATCGGGAATCGAGGAGATTTGAGGGGTTGGTTGATTTTACCTTACCCTATGTGAGGACACCATATGAGGCACCTAATCCATTATACCGAACTGGGATTGCAGTAGGAGATTATACCATTGACCATCATCACAAAAAGAACGTAGATGCTCCCGCGATTGATTTCATCAAAATTCGTGTTCCTTCTTATACGATTCCTTTGGGGGCTTTAATACCGAAAAATCACCCTTCGCTAATCCTTGCTGAGAAGAGTATTTCTGTTTCAAATATCGTCAATGGAGCAACTAGGCTTCAGCCAGTGGTGTTAGGAATTGGGCAAGCTGCAGGAGTGTTGGCTGCAGTAGCAATCAAAGAAAATAAACCCTTGGGTGAAGTTTCTATCAGGGAAGTGCAGACCTTATTGCTATCTCAAAATGCCTACATCATGCCTTTTTTGGATATGAGTCCAAGGGAAGATCATTATGTAGCCATGCAGAAAATTGGAGCTACTGGAATTTTAAAAGGAGAGGGTGTCCCTTATCTCTGGGCTAACCAAACTTGGTTTTACCCAGAGCGTTTGGTCACTGAATACGAATTGGTAGAAGGAATGCGGTCTTTATATCCGGAATTGAAGGATTACTGGGGTGCTTCAGGGAATTATTTATCAGGAGAAAGACTTCGGGAAATACTGGAACTTGTGAAGCCCAATACTCCCTTATTGGAACTGGCACAAGCTTGGAAAAGAAGAGGATTGGAAGGGAATTTCACCTCTGAGAAGAAACTCAATCGAAAAGAAGTATCGGTGCTTCTGGATGAGTTGCTAAATCCTTTTTCTAAAGAGGTGAATTGGGAAGGAGCGTTAAAAAATTAATAGGAAAGAAAGGCTGAAAATCAATGAACTAGGAATTGATTTTCAGCCTTCAAATTTATTCTTCTATGGCACCATGTTTTCTCAAATTGCTTCCTTCTGATTCTGTCAAGGCATCTCCCATATCTGCTCTTGCTTGTTCTGCAAATTGATTCATTTGAGCGACTATTTCTGGATTTTTTGCAGCAACATCTGTTGTTTCATTTGGATCGGAAGACAGGTCAAAAAGTGCTGCTTTATCCAGATTCAGCATGTGGTATTTTACCGGAATTCCGTCATTTCTCATGACTGTACCTTCTGGTATACTTCGGTAAGAATGTGGCATAACCATTTTCCATTTCCCATAGATCACGGCCTGTAGTTCGTTTCTGTTGTAATAGGCATAATAGGGTTTTGGCTCCATTTCTTGACCCTCCAACATTGGAAGAATACTTCTTCCATCAATCGGTAAATCAGGCAGTTTAGAGCCCGTAATTTCTGCCAGCGTGGGAAGAATATCAATGGTCATCGCGGCTTGATTTTCCACTTTCCCGGCAGGAAAATGATTTGGCCAGACAAATATTCCTGGTTCCCGGATGCCTCCATCCCAAGAAGTTCCTTTTCCTTCACGAAGTCCTGCGGTTAAGCCTGCATGACCTCCATAGGAAAGCCAAGGACCATTATCAGAAGTGAAAATGATCATGGTATTGTCAGCCAGACCTAATTCCTCCAATTTCTTTCTTACCTGGCCCACAGACCAATCCACCTCCATCATTACATCTCCATACAAACCTTGTTCTGACTTGCCTTTGAATTTTTCTGAAACGAAGAGTGGCACATGTGTCATGCTATGAGCGAGGTAAAGGAAAAATGGCTGGTCTTTACTCTGCTCAATAAATTCCAAAGCCTTCTCGGTATAGTTGGTGGTCAGCATACTTTGATCGTCCAAGGTGTCAATTACTGCTGTGTTTTGATACAAGGGAAGGGGAGGGTAATAATCCTTTACTTCTGGATGATGTGGCCACATATCGTTGGAATAGGGTAAGCCATAATAAGAATCAAAACCTTGCTCGGTTGGTAAGAAAGGAGCCTGATGTCCTAGATGCCATTTCCCCACCATGCCCGTTGCATAGCCGTTGGCTTTTAGCATTTCTGCAATCGTAGTTTCCTCTGGGTTCAACCCATGTTTTGCAGTATGGTCCAAAGCTCCAAAGATTTCTAACCGATTGGCATAGGTGCCCGTCATTAAGGCTGCTCTGGAGGCAGAACAAACTGCATGGGGTACATAAAACTGATTGAACCGGACTCCGTCAGCGGCCAATTGGTCCAGGTGAGGGGTTTTCCACTGGGTAGCTCCATACACCCCCAAATCCCCATAGCCCATGTCATCTGCAAAAATCAATACGATATTAGGTTTGTCCGGAGTCTCCGGTGTTTCCGTTTCTGATGAGCTGTTTTGGCAGGAAGTAAACCCGACCAAAGCTGTAAATAAAGAGAGGTATATGGAGTTCTTAAATCGCATGTTGTACTAAAATTCTATTGTTTTTGTTGAAGGTTGGACCAGATCATATCGCCAATTTTTTCTCCCTGTTTCACTCCTTCTTCTATGGCATCCCTAAAATGGATTCCTCCATATAATCTGGAAATTGCAGCTTCTTCAGAAGCTAGGAGAAAAGATTTAAATGGCCTTTCTGGCAACCCAAAATAAGTCTCTGAACTGTCTATAAATTCAAAGTTATCCCCGAAATATCCTGTTAATACTACTGCAGAGGCTCGACTGATTACTGAATGACCAGAGGTATATTCAGGAAATGGAGGAGTTTGAAGGATGGGTCTCCAACGTTGATCCATTTTTTGATTAATCACCGTTTCAGGGCGAATTCGATCGGTGTCATATTTGGCTTTCCAGCAGGAGATAAATGCATCATGCAAAGTCATTCCCACCAATGCATGGATGTAGGCCGTTTCCTCAAAAGACAAATCAGCCTTTTGTGCTGCTATCCCTGTAATCCCCATCCAATGTCCTCCGGGTGAGATTTTTTTAACACCTATGGCCATATGGCCTGAAAATTCAACCTTAAAAGGATTACAATCCCAAAAATTGGCGATGAGAATTTTTTCCTCATCCA is a genomic window containing:
- a CDS encoding sulfatase family protein; protein product: MRFKNSIYLSLFTALVGFTSCQNSSSETETPETPDKPNIVLIFADDMGYGDLGVYGATQWKTPHLDQLAADGVRFNQFYVPHAVCSASRAALMTGTYANRLEIFGALDHTAKHGLNPEETTIAEMLKANGYATGMVGKWHLGHQAPFLPTEQGFDSYYGLPYSNDMWPHHPEVKDYYPPLPLYQNTAVIDTLDDQSMLTTNYTEKALEFIEQSKDQPFFLYLAHSMTHVPLFVSEKFKGKSEQGLYGDVMMEVDWSVGQVRKKLEELGLADNTMIIFTSDNGPWLSYGGHAGLTAGLREGKGTSWDGGIREPGIFVWPNHFPAGKVENQAAMTIDILPTLAEITGSKLPDLPIDGRSILPMLEGQEMEPKPYYAYYNRNELQAVIYGKWKMVMPHSYRSIPEGTVMRNDGIPVKYHMLNLDKAALFDLSSDPNETTDVAAKNPEIVAQMNQFAEQARADMGDALTESEGSNLRKHGAIEE
- a CDS encoding FAD-dependent oxidoreductase, with product MKYFTFPILMISLLFGCCQKSTAQTSYDLIIVGGGASGTAAGISAGRLGINTLIIEPTPWLGGMLTSAGVSAIDGNHRLPSGIWGEFKAGLEAYYGGEKNLATGWVSNTLFEPKVGNEILQGMAASVPSLTISLESDWQKAVYEQGVWNLAYLKDGETFHISAPILIDATELGDVAASQGIPYRLGMDARDEIGESFAPEKSNHIIQDLTYVVTLQDYGVGADRTIPEPENYNPEEFACACAHADPISDLAPTLDCDKMMSYGKLPNGKYMINWPNCGNDYYVNMVEMNEEERWSAMEEAKQASLRFIYYIQHELGYRHLGIAEDEYPTKDHLPMIPYHRESRRFEGLVDFTLPYVRTPYEAPNPLYRTGIAVGDYTIDHHHKKNVDAPAIDFIKIRVPSYTIPLGALIPKNHPSLILAEKSISVSNIVNGATRLQPVVLGIGQAAGVLAAVAIKENKPLGEVSIREVQTLLLSQNAYIMPFLDMSPREDHYVAMQKIGATGILKGEGVPYLWANQTWFYPERLVTEYELVEGMRSLYPELKDYWGASGNYLSGERLREILELVKPNTPLLELAQAWKRRGLEGNFTSEKKLNRKEVSVLLDELLNPFSKEVNWEGALKN